From one Phorcysia thermohydrogeniphila genomic stretch:
- a CDS encoding c-type cytochrome, with translation MRTVVALVFALILGAPAYAGLWETKCASCHNGTVAPSKKSLLEKYKTPDAFMSAVRKAVLSGKMPHGLGYRFVAKELYGRFPTLQCRQRCKNCGRF, from the coding sequence TGTGGTTGCACTTGTTTTTGCCCTTATTCTCGGAGCTCCAGCCTACGCTGGCCTCTGGGAAACAAAGTGCGCTTCGTGCCACAACGGAACGGTAGCTCCTTCTAAAAAGTCCCTTCTTGAAAAGTACAAGACCCCAGATGCCTTTATGTCTGCCGTTAGGAAAGCCGTATTAAGTGGGAAAATGCCCCATGGACTGGGGTACCGTTTTGTGGCTAAGGAGCTCTACGGCCGTTTCCCCACTTTACAGTGCAGGCAACGCTGTAAAAACTGCGGTAGGTTTTAA